A single window of Streptomyces aquilus DNA harbors:
- a CDS encoding amidohydrolase family protein: MDIDELVAIDVHTHAEVSSKGHSSLDDDLHDASSAYFKVEGKRKPTLEETAAYYRERKMAAVIFTVDAESATGTAPVPNEEVAEAAAANADVLIPFASIDPFRGKAGVKQARRLVEEYGVKGFKFHPSIQGFFPNDRSVAYDLYEVIEETGTIALFHTGQTGIGAGVPGGGGIRLKYSNPLHVDDVAADFPHLKIILAHPSFPWQDEALAVATHKPGVHIDLSGWSPKYFPPQLVQYANTLLKDKVLFGSDFPVLTPDRWLADFGKLSIKDEVKPKILKENAARLLGLTKS, from the coding sequence ATGGACATCGACGAACTGGTCGCCATCGACGTACACACCCATGCGGAGGTCTCGTCGAAGGGCCACTCCTCCCTCGACGACGACCTGCACGACGCCTCCTCCGCCTACTTCAAGGTCGAGGGCAAGCGGAAGCCGACGCTGGAGGAGACGGCCGCCTACTACCGCGAGCGGAAGATGGCCGCCGTGATCTTCACGGTCGACGCCGAGTCCGCGACCGGCACCGCGCCGGTCCCGAACGAGGAGGTCGCGGAGGCGGCCGCCGCGAACGCGGACGTCCTGATCCCCTTCGCCTCCATCGACCCCTTCCGCGGCAAGGCGGGCGTCAAGCAGGCCCGCCGCCTGGTCGAGGAGTACGGGGTGAAGGGCTTCAAGTTCCACCCCAGCATCCAGGGCTTCTTCCCCAACGACCGCTCGGTGGCGTACGACCTCTACGAGGTCATCGAGGAGACCGGCACGATCGCCCTCTTCCACACCGGCCAGACGGGCATCGGCGCCGGAGTCCCGGGGGGCGGCGGCATCCGCCTGAAGTACTCCAACCCCCTCCACGTGGACGACGTGGCGGCCGACTTCCCGCACCTGAAGATCATCCTGGCGCACCCGTCCTTCCCCTGGCAGGACGAGGCCCTCGCGGTCGCCACCCACAAGCCGGGCGTCCACATCGACCTCTCCGGCTGGTCCCCGAAGTACTTCCCGCCGCAGCTCGTCCAGTACGCCAACACCCTGCTCAAGGACAAGGTCCTCTTCGGCTCCGACTTCCCCGTCCTCACCCCCGACCGCTGGCTCGCCGACTTCGGGAAGCTGTCGATCAAGGACGAGGTGAAGCCGAAGATCCTCAAGGAGAACGCCGCCCGCCTGCTCGGGCTGACAAAGTCATAA
- a CDS encoding acyl-CoA synthetase has protein sequence MRNEGLGSWPARRARKTPHRTALVHGDTTWTYAQLYERTTRLAHALRARGVRRGDRIAYLGPNHPSYLETLFAAGTLGAVFVPLNIRLAGPEIAYQLADSGAKALVYGPQYAGLVAGLPGDTDVRSYVEVGAEYEEELARSSSEPIDQPVTPDDTCIIMYTSGTTGRPKGAMLTHGNLTWNAINVLVDHDLIADERALVSAPLFHTAGLNMLTLPVLLKGGTCVLVEAFDPSATFDLIERHRITFMFGVPTMFEQVARHPRWPDADLSSLRILTCGGSPVSTSMIAAYQERGLNFLQGYGMTEAAPGTLFLDAEHAVAKAGSAGVPHFFSDVRVVRPDMAPVDVGETGEVVIRGPHVMPGYWGLPEETAASFTDGWFRSGDAARVDEDGYVFIVDRIKDMIISGGENIYPAEIEDLLLTHPDIVECAVIGVPDDKWGEVPRAVVVPREGAFLDPDAVLASLAGRLAKYKIPKSVVIAAELPRTASGKLLKSRVRTRYGHSEGTS, from the coding sequence ATGCGCAACGAGGGACTGGGGTCGTGGCCCGCACGCCGGGCCCGCAAGACCCCGCACCGCACCGCACTGGTGCACGGCGACACGACATGGACGTACGCCCAGCTGTACGAGCGCACGACCCGCCTCGCGCACGCCCTGCGGGCCCGGGGCGTCCGCCGCGGCGACCGGATCGCCTACCTCGGCCCGAACCACCCCTCCTACCTGGAGACGCTGTTCGCGGCGGGCACCCTCGGCGCGGTCTTCGTCCCGCTCAACATCCGCCTCGCCGGCCCGGAGATCGCCTACCAGCTCGCCGACTCCGGCGCCAAGGCGCTCGTCTACGGCCCCCAGTACGCGGGCCTGGTCGCGGGCCTGCCGGGCGACACGGACGTACGGTCGTACGTGGAGGTGGGCGCCGAGTACGAGGAGGAGCTGGCGAGGTCCTCCAGCGAGCCGATCGACCAACCGGTGACGCCCGACGACACCTGCATCATCATGTACACCTCGGGGACGACGGGCCGTCCCAAGGGCGCGATGCTCACCCACGGCAACCTGACCTGGAACGCGATCAACGTCCTGGTCGACCACGACCTGATCGCCGACGAACGTGCCCTGGTCTCGGCCCCGTTGTTCCACACGGCGGGCCTGAACATGCTGACCCTGCCGGTGTTGTTGAAGGGCGGCACCTGCGTCCTGGTGGAGGCCTTCGACCCGTCGGCGACCTTCGACCTGATCGAACGCCACCGGATCACCTTCATGTTCGGCGTCCCGACGATGTTCGAGCAGGTCGCCCGCCACCCGCGCTGGCCGGACGCGGACCTCTCCTCCCTCCGCATCCTCACCTGCGGCGGCTCACCGGTCTCCACCTCGATGATCGCGGCATACCAGGAACGCGGCCTGAACTTCCTCCAGGGCTACGGCATGACGGAAGCCGCCCCCGGCACGCTCTTCCTGGACGCCGAACACGCGGTCGCCAAGGCCGGTTCGGCGGGCGTACCGCACTTCTTCAGCGACGTACGGGTCGTACGTCCGGACATGGCACCGGTCGACGTCGGCGAGACCGGCGAGGTGGTGATCCGCGGCCCCCATGTCATGCCCGGCTACTGGGGGTTGCCGGAGGAGACGGCCGCCTCCTTCACGGACGGCTGGTTCCGCAGCGGGGACGCCGCCCGTGTCGACGAGGACGGCTATGTCTTCATCGTCGACCGCATCAAGGACATGATCATCTCGGGTGGCGAGAACATCTACCCCGCCGAGATCGAGGACCTGCTCCTCACCCACCCCGACATCGTCGAGTGCGCGGTCATCGGCGTGCCGGACGACAAGTGGGGCGAGGTGCCGCGCGCGGTCGTGGTCCCCCGCGAGGGCGCCTTCCTCGACCCCGACGCGGTACTGGCCTCCCTGGCCGGCCGCCTCGCCAAGTACAAGATCCCCAAGTCGGTGGTCATCGCGGCCGAGTTGCCGCGCACCGCCTCCGGAAAACTCCTCAAGTCCCGCGTCCGTACCCGGTACGGCCACAGCGAAGGAACCTCATGA
- a CDS encoding MaoC family dehydratase: MSITVNGLDELKKLAGSDLGTSAWIEVTQDRINTFADATGDHQWIHVDPERAAEGPFGAPIAHGYLTLSLFIPLFTELLDVQGVTTKVNYGLNKVRFPSPVKVGSRIRLVAKLADVEDVPGGVQITVDGAIEIEGGGKPAAVLQSLSRFYA; this comes from the coding sequence ATGAGCATCACCGTCAACGGCCTCGACGAACTCAAGAAGCTGGCCGGCAGCGACCTGGGCACCAGCGCGTGGATCGAGGTCACCCAGGACCGCATCAACACCTTCGCCGACGCGACGGGCGACCACCAGTGGATCCACGTCGACCCGGAACGCGCGGCCGAGGGCCCCTTCGGCGCCCCGATCGCACACGGCTATCTGACCCTCTCCCTGTTCATCCCCCTGTTCACTGAACTGCTGGACGTCCAGGGCGTCACGACAAAGGTCAACTACGGCCTGAACAAGGTCCGTTTCCCGTCCCCGGTGAAGGTGGGCTCACGCATCCGACTGGTGGCGAAGCTGGCGGACGTCGAGGACGTGCCGGGTGGAGTCCAGATCACGGTCGACGGGGCGATCGAGATCGAGGGCGGGGGGAAGCCGGCGGCGGTGTTGCAGAGTCTTTCGCGGTTCTACGCCTGA
- a CDS encoding FxsB family cyclophane-forming radical SAM/SPASM peptide maturase → MTSSPVPLRQLVLKVHSRCDLACKHCYVYEGADQSWSDRPKAISEETISWTALRLAEHAKRHMLASVQVILHGGEPLLVGPTRLRHICEQLHTALDGVCDLELRVHTNGVQLSERYLDLFAEFGVGVGISLDGDRSANDRYRVYADGRSSYDKVLRAIDRLNEDRYRHLFKGILCTVDVRNDPLAVYDALAETRAPRIDFLLPHATWDTPPLRPEGAATPYAGWLLAVHDRWSAQGRPMPVRLFDSVISTLGGGPSLTEAMGLESADVVVVETDGSYEQADSLKIAYDGAPATGRTVFRHTFDEVADHPGMIARQQGLDGLCEQCRACPVVRSCGGGLFAHRHRSDGTGFDNPSVYCADLLELIRSLDARTAVGMDRPIEGFDALADGSDDGTAARVLLETRQSVTLEMITSIERKRAPDDREVWDAAWRLALDLGARDGALLAPLVAHPYARTWAVRCLDGSAPPDHLASLVAAVAFPAGAADAMVVPVRDGYAHLPMLGRLRAPVASGNVVSGNLRVTRDQLVDGTAGWEGVRRIQVAGVDIALDDVDLYRDCFGGLAAERLPDEDVARWQHVLPQSWAHIRASLPAVATAMAAHVRTVTPLVADPAPELVVPEGGFTALGLRFAPDPVRMAVDLVRGFRLGLLDALLDVCELYDEADTRTAELLADTYARLATDPLRSDPEAVRRTRSQWAQLSATASLSPLGRRFVDGMGRGL, encoded by the coding sequence GTGACCAGTTCGCCCGTTCCGCTACGGCAGCTCGTACTCAAGGTGCACAGCAGGTGCGATCTCGCCTGCAAACACTGTTACGTGTATGAGGGGGCCGATCAGAGCTGGAGCGACCGGCCCAAGGCGATCTCGGAAGAGACGATCTCCTGGACGGCACTCCGGCTGGCGGAACACGCCAAGCGCCATATGCTCGCCTCCGTGCAGGTGATTTTGCACGGAGGCGAGCCTTTGTTGGTCGGCCCGACCCGCTTACGTCACATCTGCGAACAGCTGCACACGGCCCTGGACGGTGTGTGTGATCTCGAACTCCGTGTCCACACCAACGGCGTTCAGCTGAGCGAGCGCTACCTCGATCTGTTCGCCGAGTTCGGCGTCGGGGTGGGGATCTCGCTGGACGGAGATCGGTCGGCCAATGATCGATACCGCGTCTACGCGGATGGCCGAAGCAGCTACGACAAAGTGCTCAGAGCGATCGATCGGCTGAACGAGGATCGCTACCGTCATCTGTTCAAGGGCATCCTCTGCACCGTCGACGTACGCAATGATCCACTCGCCGTCTATGACGCGCTGGCCGAGACTCGGGCGCCTCGCATCGACTTCCTGCTGCCCCACGCGACGTGGGACACCCCACCCCTGCGTCCGGAGGGTGCGGCCACCCCGTACGCGGGCTGGCTGCTGGCCGTCCACGACCGTTGGAGCGCACAGGGCCGTCCGATGCCGGTGCGGCTGTTCGATTCGGTGATCAGTACGCTCGGCGGCGGTCCGAGCCTCACCGAGGCCATGGGGCTGGAGTCCGCCGACGTCGTCGTGGTGGAGACCGACGGCAGCTATGAACAAGCCGACTCGCTCAAGATCGCCTACGACGGGGCACCCGCCACCGGACGGACGGTCTTCCGCCACACCTTCGACGAGGTGGCGGACCATCCCGGGATGATCGCTCGACAGCAGGGGCTGGACGGCCTGTGTGAGCAGTGTCGCGCCTGTCCGGTGGTGCGGTCCTGCGGCGGTGGGCTGTTCGCCCACCGACATCGCAGCGACGGGACGGGATTTGACAATCCGTCAGTCTATTGTGCGGACCTCCTGGAGCTGATCCGCTCGCTCGACGCCCGCACCGCTGTCGGCATGGACCGGCCGATCGAAGGCTTCGACGCCCTCGCCGACGGCTCGGACGACGGCACCGCGGCGCGGGTGCTCCTCGAGACCAGGCAATCCGTCACGCTGGAAATGATCACCTCGATCGAGCGGAAGCGGGCGCCGGACGACCGGGAGGTCTGGGACGCCGCCTGGCGGCTGGCCCTGGACCTGGGCGCGCGAGACGGTGCGCTCCTCGCACCTCTCGTAGCCCATCCGTATGCCCGCACCTGGGCCGTGCGCTGCCTGGACGGCTCGGCTCCACCCGATCACCTGGCCTCTCTGGTGGCGGCCGTCGCCTTCCCGGCGGGAGCTGCCGACGCGATGGTGGTGCCCGTGCGCGACGGGTACGCCCATCTGCCGATGCTCGGGCGCCTGCGCGCGCCCGTGGCCTCCGGCAACGTCGTCTCCGGGAACCTGCGGGTGACCAGGGACCAGCTGGTCGACGGGACGGCGGGCTGGGAAGGCGTACGCCGGATCCAGGTCGCCGGGGTGGACATCGCTCTGGACGACGTCGACCTCTACCGGGACTGTTTCGGCGGCTTGGCCGCGGAGCGGTTGCCGGACGAGGACGTCGCACGATGGCAGCACGTGCTGCCGCAATCCTGGGCGCACATCCGCGCGTCCCTGCCTGCCGTCGCCACCGCCATGGCGGCGCACGTACGGACCGTCACCCCGCTCGTCGCCGACCCCGCGCCCGAACTCGTTGTCCCGGAAGGCGGGTTCACCGCCCTCGGGCTGCGTTTCGCCCCCGATCCGGTGCGCATGGCGGTGGACCTGGTCCGTGGGTTCCGGCTGGGTCTCCTGGACGCCCTGCTGGACGTGTGCGAACTGTACGACGAGGCGGACACCCGGACCGCCGAACTGCTCGCCGACACCTACGCGCGACTGGCCACCGACCCGCTACGGAGCGATCCTGAGGCCGTGCGCCGCACCCGATCGCAGTGGGCACAGCTGTCGGCCACGGCCTCGCTGAGTCCGCTCGGGCGGCGATTCGTCGACGGCATGGGGAGGGGACTGTGA
- a CDS encoding aminoglycoside N(3)-acetyltransferase, giving the protein MTDDRSLVEGLERLGVRPGATLLVHASLRRLGTAPDAVLAALLDALGPEGTVVVPTFTAGNSDTSRAYREATRHMTRRQRHAYLAEMPAFDPAVTPSEDMGRLAETVRCAQGAVRSGHPQTSFAALGARAAELVAGHDETCHLGPRSPLGRLYDTRAQVLFLGVGYESCSAFHLAEYRVDGAPRKEYRCVVLRDGARHWMAYKDVDLDDEDFGALGEAFEARHAPGAGSVVCRGQVGYADARLFPVREAVDFAVTWLAGNRPLGIHTDPSQNAARFLH; this is encoded by the coding sequence GTGACCGACGACCGGTCGCTCGTCGAGGGGCTGGAAAGGCTGGGCGTTCGCCCCGGGGCGACTCTTCTGGTGCACGCGTCCCTGCGCCGGCTGGGCACGGCGCCCGACGCGGTCCTGGCGGCTCTGCTCGACGCGCTGGGCCCCGAAGGGACGGTGGTCGTGCCGACGTTCACCGCCGGCAACTCCGACACCTCACGGGCGTACCGGGAAGCCACTCGGCACATGACGAGGCGTCAGCGTCACGCGTACCTGGCGGAGATGCCGGCGTTCGACCCGGCGGTCACGCCCTCCGAGGACATGGGCCGGCTCGCTGAGACCGTGCGGTGCGCGCAGGGTGCGGTGCGCAGCGGACACCCGCAGACGTCTTTCGCCGCCTTGGGCGCGCGTGCGGCCGAGTTGGTGGCCGGGCACGACGAGACCTGTCACCTCGGCCCGCGGTCTCCGCTCGGCCGGCTGTACGACACCCGGGCCCAGGTGCTGTTCCTCGGTGTGGGGTACGAGAGCTGCAGCGCCTTCCATCTCGCCGAGTACCGCGTCGACGGCGCGCCCCGGAAGGAATACCGCTGTGTGGTGCTGCGGGACGGGGCGCGGCACTGGATGGCGTACAAGGACGTCGACCTCGACGACGAGGACTTCGGAGCGCTCGGAGAGGCCTTCGAGGCGCGCCACGCCCCTGGTGCCGGATCCGTCGTGTGCCGCGGGCAGGTCGGATACGCGGACGCCCGGCTGTTCCCCGTGCGGGAGGCCGTGGACTTCGCCGTCACATGGCTGGCCGGAAATCGTCCACTCGGCATTCACACGGACCCATCACAAAACGCTGCACGGTTCCTACACTGA